In Tepidimicrobium xylanilyticum, a single window of DNA contains:
- a CDS encoding HAAS signaling domain-containing protein: MILLNRTEYINTLRNGLMGLPENEIMDILYDYEEHFEIGLSKGKSEEEIARELGDPRNIAKSYKVSSTISEAKNNPSPKNLIKAILAAMALGIFNLIIVLGPFLLVIGLLFGLYAVSISFIVAGIGSFFGTIVAPFFPYTISIGFYPITAISFGIGLIALGLLMGIGCFYLTKLLYQGIIKYLRWNIDIINK; encoded by the coding sequence GTGATTTTGTTGAATAGGACGGAATATATCAATACCTTGCGTAATGGATTGATGGGGCTGCCAGAAAACGAAATTATGGATATTTTATACGATTATGAAGAACATTTTGAAATAGGCTTATCTAAAGGAAAATCGGAGGAAGAAATTGCAAGGGAATTAGGTGACCCTAGAAATATAGCAAAATCCTACAAGGTATCTTCTACTATTTCAGAGGCGAAAAACAATCCATCACCTAAAAATTTGATTAAAGCTATATTAGCTGCCATGGCATTAGGCATTTTCAACTTGATCATCGTTTTAGGTCCATTTTTATTAGTCATAGGACTGTTATTTGGCCTCTATGCTGTTTCGATATCCTTTATAGTTGCAGGGATTGGTTCCTTCTTTGGTACAATAGTAGCACCTTTCTTCCCTTATACTATTAGTATAGGCTTCTATCCTATAACAGCTATATCCTTTGGAATTGGTTTAATTGCATTAGGTCTGTTGATGGGTATTGGATGCTTTTATTTAACTAAACTATTGTATCAAGGAATTATTAAATATTTAAGATGGAATATAGATATTATCAATAAGTAG
- a CDS encoding PadR family transcriptional regulator, producing MNIQFKKGVLELCVLSLLTKREFYGYELVEYISEYINISEGTIYPLLRRFRKEGYVTTYLQESQEGPPRKYYRITEEGLSAYEELLKEWEEFTIGVNNIIRGDFVE from the coding sequence ATGAATATTCAATTTAAAAAAGGAGTATTGGAACTATGCGTTTTATCTTTGTTAACTAAAAGGGAGTTTTACGGTTACGAATTAGTAGAATACATATCAGAATATATTAATATATCTGAAGGAACTATATACCCCCTTTTAAGACGATTTAGAAAAGAAGGATATGTAACAACTTATCTACAAGAATCTCAAGAAGGCCCTCCAAGAAAATACTATAGAATTACAGAGGAAGGATTATCAGCTTATGAAGAACTATTAAAAGAATGGGAAGAATTCACAATTGGAGTTAATAACATTATAAGGGGTGATTTTGTTGAATAG